In a genomic window of Lagopus muta isolate bLagMut1 chromosome 2, bLagMut1 primary, whole genome shotgun sequence:
- the LOC125689769 gene encoding nuclear GTPase SLIP-GC-like isoform X1 yields the protein MYGGRSFTRFHFRCKRGIPGKPSNPKIKGGSCSASFSVLGPPPSELLRPGSTKGQHPATQPRSPLVWHYSVTMAEGCSRPPGGNDDLLEETPKKKSRRDLILEDGERETLKNCKRMQSELKTILEKSSQKLSQFLPVFSQPGAREGILYLRNRLTSLKPDILMDPIYIGLFGSTGAGKSTLLNAIIDKNFFLPVSGSSACTSCVVQINTSRSKQHEAKIHLLTDEEWKDELKGLVAFLDPSEDSEDNSERSEAALKISAIYGKGAETKSYEELCRMKPIVSIPPSRCIIFRETTAEKLSDKMCPYIRSPTSAVGEMKKEDTKMRIWPLIKNVEVTLPYSQVIPEGVVFVDIPGTGDFNSKRDEMWKENINKCSVIWVVNSIQRILGEKIHEMLLREGMKAFQSGMCRDISLVATKSDDLNLEEYRWEKKKKNINKHDAILERNAAVKQEKSRMIKKKLEEKLPNDLEVVHKADLVYTVSAREYWQEEMLSKEETEIPKLREYVRGFYVKQKRNVLMDHTMEAFTIFSLICSLQANKHAQYQLAKRNHLREIMVQKIADLEKDIKECFLPIEQPLKEGVEEAKRSYQTAIRSIVSRNHGYQGYHQTLRAVCLKKGVYASRTFFRIDVNSSLAQPIYEKIDMNFGKVFRIQMGTCSTLKTCLDAFKEAVQQELQKAQTKLMADSELKLAFLKQEVHLPCKGSKRRWKGVKHCLCRTCGDDLLCLKFLERTQREI from the exons ATGTACGG GGGGAGGAGTTTTACCAGGTTTCATTTCCGCTGCAAAAGAGGAATTCCTGGAAAGCCTTCGAATCCGAAGATAAAAG GAGGCTCTTGCAGTGCATCCTTCTCTGTCCTGGGGCCACCACCTTCTGAGCTGCTGAGACCTGGTTCCACTAAGGGACAGCACCCTGCTACTCAGCCAAGGTCACCCCTGGTTTGGCATTACTCTGTTACAATGGCAGAAGGATGTTCCAGACCACCTG GTGGCAATGATGATTTGCTGGAAGAGACTCCcaagaaaaagagcaggagaGATCTAATTCTTGAGGATGGGGAGCGAGAGACTCTTAAGAACT GTAAAAGGATGCAAAGTGAACTAAAGACCATCCTGGAGAAGTCCTCCCAGAAGCTGTCACAATTCCTCCCTGTATTCAGCCAGCCTGGGGCAAGAGAGGGGATCCTATATCTCAG GAACCGCCTCACAAGCTTGAAGCCCGACATTCTGATGGACCCCATTTACATTGGTCTCTttggcagcactggggcagggAAAAGCACATTGCTGAATGCCATCATAGACAAAAACTTCTTCTTGCCAGTGTCGGGGAGCAGTGCCTGCACGTCCTGTGTGGTGCAGATCAACACAAGCCGCAGTAAACAGCACGAGGCCAAAATTCACCTGCTCACAGATGAG GAGTGGAAGGATGAGCTGAAGGGTCTGGTGGCGTTTTTGGACCCCAGTGAAGACAGTGAGGACAACAGTGAAAGAAGTGAGGCTGCTTTAAAGATCTCTGCGATCTATGGGAAAGGAGCTGAAACTAAGAGTTACGAAGAGTTGTGCAGGATGAAACCCATCGTTTCCATTCCCCCTTCAAGATGTATCATCTTCAGGGAAACAACA GCAGAAAAACTTTCAGACAAAATGTGCCCATATATCCGGAGTCCAACCAGTGCAGtaggagaaatgaagaaagaagacaCAAAAATGCGGATCTGGCCCCTGATCAAAAATGTGGAAGTGACTCTCCCGTATTCACAAGTGATTCCGGAAGGTGTTGTCTTTGTGGATATTCCAGGGACAGGTGATTTCAACAGCAAAAGGGATGAGATGTGGAAAGAG AACATCAACAAATGCTCTGTCATTTGGGTGGTCAACTCCATCCAGCGGATCCTGGGAGAAAAAATCCATGAGATGCTGCTGAGAGAGGGCATGAAGGCTTTCCAGAGTGGGATGTGCAGGGACATCTCCTTGGTGGCCACCAAGTCGGATGACTTGAATCTAGAGGAATATAGATG ggaaaaaaagaaaaaaaat ATAAATAAACATGATGCTATCCTGGAAAGGAATGCGGCTGTGAAACAGGAGAAGAGTagaatgataaagaaaaaactcGAG GAAAAGCTCCCAAATGACTTGGAGGTGGTGCACAAGGCTGACCTTGTGTACACCGTCAGCGCCCGCGAGTACTGGCAGGAGGAGATGCTCAGCAAGGAGGAAACAG AGATCCCAAAGCTGAGGGAGTACGTCCGCGGGTTTTACGTCAAGCAGAAGAGGAACGTGCTAATGGATCACACCATGGAGGCCTTCactattttctctctcatctgtAGTCTCCAGGCCAACAAACATGCTCAG TATCAACTTGCAAAAAGAAATCACTTGAGAGAGATCATGGTGCAGAAGATTGCTGATCTGGAGAAGGATATTAAGGAGTGCTTTCTGCCCATCGAGCAGCCACTCAAGGAAGGCGTAGAAGAAGCAAAGAGGTCCTATCAGACAGCTATCCGAAGTATCGTCAGT CGCAACCACGGGTACCAAGGCTACCATCAGACCCTGAGGGCCGTGTGCCTGAAGAAGGGGGTCTATGCCTCCCGCACCTTCTTCCGGATAGATGTCAACAGCTCCTTGGCACAGCCCATCTACGAAAAGATCGACATGAATTTTGGGAAGGTGTTCAG GATCCAGATGGGCACCTGCTCCACACTGAAAACCTGCCTTGATGCTTTCAAAGAGGCCGTGCAGCAGGAACTACAGAAAGCCCAGACCAAACTGATGGCTGACAGTGAGCTTAAGCTGGCGTTCCTCAAGCAGGAGGTACACTTGCCTTGCAAGGGGAGCAAGAGGAGATGGAAAGGGGTGAAGCACTGCTTGTGTAGGACCTGTGGAGATGACTTGCTCTGTTTGAAGTTCCTGGAGAGAACACAGAGGGAGATATGA
- the LOC125689769 gene encoding nuclear GTPase SLIP-GC-like isoform X2, protein MYGGRSFTRFHFRCKRGIPGKPSNPKIKGGSCSASFSVLGPPPSELLRPGSTKGQHPATQPRSPLVWHYSVTMAEGCSRPPGGNDDLLEETPKKKSRRDLILEDGERETLKNCKRMQSELKTILEKSSQKLSQFLPVFSQPGAREGILYLRNRLTSLKPDILMDPIYIGLFGSTGAGKSTLLNAIIDKNFFLPVSGSSACTSCVVQINTSRSKQHEAKIHLLTDEEWKDELKGLVAFLDPSEDSEDNSERSEAALKISAIYGKGAETKSYEELCRMKPIVSIPPSRCIIFRETTAEKLSDKMCPYIRSPTSAVGEMKKEDTKMRIWPLIKNVEVTLPYSQVIPEGVVFVDIPGTGDFNSKRDEMWKENINKCSVIWVVNSIQRILGEKIHEMLLREGMKAFQSGMCRDISLVATKSDDLNLEEYRWEKKKKNINKHDAILERNAAVKQEKSRMIKKKLEEKLPNDLEVVHKADLVYTVSAREYWQEEMLSKEETEIPKLREYVRGFYVKQKRNVLMDHTMEAFTIFSLICSLQANKHAQYQLAKRNHLREIMVQKIADLEKDIKECFLPIEQPLKEGVEEAKSATTGTKATIRP, encoded by the exons ATGTACGG GGGGAGGAGTTTTACCAGGTTTCATTTCCGCTGCAAAAGAGGAATTCCTGGAAAGCCTTCGAATCCGAAGATAAAAG GAGGCTCTTGCAGTGCATCCTTCTCTGTCCTGGGGCCACCACCTTCTGAGCTGCTGAGACCTGGTTCCACTAAGGGACAGCACCCTGCTACTCAGCCAAGGTCACCCCTGGTTTGGCATTACTCTGTTACAATGGCAGAAGGATGTTCCAGACCACCTG GTGGCAATGATGATTTGCTGGAAGAGACTCCcaagaaaaagagcaggagaGATCTAATTCTTGAGGATGGGGAGCGAGAGACTCTTAAGAACT GTAAAAGGATGCAAAGTGAACTAAAGACCATCCTGGAGAAGTCCTCCCAGAAGCTGTCACAATTCCTCCCTGTATTCAGCCAGCCTGGGGCAAGAGAGGGGATCCTATATCTCAG GAACCGCCTCACAAGCTTGAAGCCCGACATTCTGATGGACCCCATTTACATTGGTCTCTttggcagcactggggcagggAAAAGCACATTGCTGAATGCCATCATAGACAAAAACTTCTTCTTGCCAGTGTCGGGGAGCAGTGCCTGCACGTCCTGTGTGGTGCAGATCAACACAAGCCGCAGTAAACAGCACGAGGCCAAAATTCACCTGCTCACAGATGAG GAGTGGAAGGATGAGCTGAAGGGTCTGGTGGCGTTTTTGGACCCCAGTGAAGACAGTGAGGACAACAGTGAAAGAAGTGAGGCTGCTTTAAAGATCTCTGCGATCTATGGGAAAGGAGCTGAAACTAAGAGTTACGAAGAGTTGTGCAGGATGAAACCCATCGTTTCCATTCCCCCTTCAAGATGTATCATCTTCAGGGAAACAACA GCAGAAAAACTTTCAGACAAAATGTGCCCATATATCCGGAGTCCAACCAGTGCAGtaggagaaatgaagaaagaagacaCAAAAATGCGGATCTGGCCCCTGATCAAAAATGTGGAAGTGACTCTCCCGTATTCACAAGTGATTCCGGAAGGTGTTGTCTTTGTGGATATTCCAGGGACAGGTGATTTCAACAGCAAAAGGGATGAGATGTGGAAAGAG AACATCAACAAATGCTCTGTCATTTGGGTGGTCAACTCCATCCAGCGGATCCTGGGAGAAAAAATCCATGAGATGCTGCTGAGAGAGGGCATGAAGGCTTTCCAGAGTGGGATGTGCAGGGACATCTCCTTGGTGGCCACCAAGTCGGATGACTTGAATCTAGAGGAATATAGATG ggaaaaaaagaaaaaaaat ATAAATAAACATGATGCTATCCTGGAAAGGAATGCGGCTGTGAAACAGGAGAAGAGTagaatgataaagaaaaaactcGAG GAAAAGCTCCCAAATGACTTGGAGGTGGTGCACAAGGCTGACCTTGTGTACACCGTCAGCGCCCGCGAGTACTGGCAGGAGGAGATGCTCAGCAAGGAGGAAACAG AGATCCCAAAGCTGAGGGAGTACGTCCGCGGGTTTTACGTCAAGCAGAAGAGGAACGTGCTAATGGATCACACCATGGAGGCCTTCactattttctctctcatctgtAGTCTCCAGGCCAACAAACATGCTCAG TATCAACTTGCAAAAAGAAATCACTTGAGAGAGATCATGGTGCAGAAGATTGCTGATCTGGAGAAGGATATTAAGGAGTGCTTTCTGCCCATCGAGCAGCCACTCAAGGAAGGCGTAGAAGAAGCAAAGAG CGCAACCACGGGTACCAAGGCTACCATCAGACCCTGA
- the LOC125689792 gene encoding L-gulonolactone oxidase-like: MVHGQGGVKFQNWAKTYGSSPELYFQPTSVEEIREILDMARQRNKRVKVVGGGHSPSDIACTDDFMIQMGKMNKVLKVDKEKQQVTVEGGIFLSDLNVELSKHGLALANLGAVSEVAAAGVIGTGTHNTGIKHGILPTQVVGLSLLTASGDILECSESINADIFQAARLHLGCLGVVLTVTFQCVPQFHLHEVTFPSTLTEVLNQLDDHLKRSQYFRFLWFPHSENVTVIYQDPTNKPPSSSANWFWDYAVGYYLLEFLLWISTFVPSLVRWINRFFFWLLFSSRVENINISYKIFNYECRFKQHVQDWAIPIEKTKEALLELKAALENNPKMVAHYPVEVRFARADEIWLSPCFQRDSCYMNIIMYRPYGKNVPRLNYWLTYEGIMKKYGGRPHWAKAHSCTRKDFEKMYPAFPKFCSIRDKLDPTGMFLNTYLEKVFY, encoded by the exons ATG GTTCACGGCCAAGGAGGAGTCAAGTTCCAGAATTGGGCCAAGACTTATGGCTCTTCCCCAGAGCTGTACTTCCAGCCCACCTCAGTGGAGGAGATCCGGGAG ATCCTGGATATGGCCCGGCAGAGGAACAAGAGGGTGAAGGTGGTGGGGGGTGGCCACTCACCCTCTGACATTGCCTGCACTGATGACTTCATGATCCAGATGGGGAAGATGAACAAGGTCCTCAAG GTGGacaaggagaagcagcaggtgACGGTGGAAGGTGGGATCTTCCTCTCAGATCTGAACGTGGAGCTGAGCAAGCACGGGCTGGCGCTGGCCAA CTTAGGAGCCGTTTCtgaggtggcagcagctggtgtGATTGGGACAGGGACGCACAACACTGGGATCAAACATGGCATCCTCCCCACCCAG GTTGTGGGGCTCTCACTGCTGACAGCTTCAGGGGACATCCTGGAATGCTCTGAGTCCATCAATGCAGACATCTTCCAGGCTGCCCGCCTGCACCTTGGCTGCCTGGGTGTTGTGCTCACCGTTACCTTCCAGTGCGTGCCCCAGTTCCACCTGCATGAGGTGACCTTTCCATCCACCCTCACTGAG GTCCTCAATCAACTTGATGACCACCTGAAGAGATCCCAATACTTTCGGTTCCTGTGGTTCCCACACAGTGAGAATGTCACTgtcatctaccaggaccccaCCAACAAG CCCCCCTCTTCCTCTGCTAACTGGTTTTGGGATTATGCTGTTGGGTACTACTTGCTGGAGTTTCTCCTCTGGATCAG CACCTTTGTGCCCAGCTTGGTGCGCTGGATCAACCGCTTCTTCTTCTGGCTCCTCTTCAGCTCCCGGGTGGAGAACATCAACATCAGCTACAAGATCTTCAACTACGAGTGCCGCTTCAAGCAGCATGTGCAAGATTGGGCCATCCCCAT TGAGAAGACAAAggaagcactgctggagctgaagGCTGCCCTGGAGAACAACCCCAAGATGGTGGCCCACTACCCTGTGGAGGTGCGCTTTGCTCGAGCGGATGAGATCTGGCTGAGCCCCTGCTTCCAGCGGGACAGCTGCTACATGAACATCATCATGTATAG GCCCTATGGGAAGAATGTGCCCCGGCTCAACTACTGGCTGACCTATGAGGGCATCATGAAGAAGTATGGTGGGAGACCACACTGGGCGAAG GCCCACAGCTGTACCCGCAAGGATTTTGAGAAGATGTACCCGGCCTTCCCCAAATTCTGCTCCATCCGGGATAAGCTGGACCCTACAGGGATGTTCTTGAACACCTACCTGGAAAAGGTGTTCTACTGA
- the EPHX2 gene encoding bifunctional epoxide hydrolase 2 yields the protein MARRFALFDLGGVLFEPGLQHFLGSCERRYALPRNFLRDVLFAGGSDSPHNKVMRGQITLSQLVSEVDEGCRQQASTAGITLPTSFSIAHVFEDIAAKSTLNAPLLQAARTLRRNGFKTCVFTNNWVDDSAGRLFTSSLLNVLQRHFDLVIESCRVGLHKPDPRIYTYTLELLQAQPQEVIFLDDIGENLKPAREMGMATILVRDTDTVLKELQELSGVQLLQQEEPLPTACDPATMSHGYVSIRPGVQLHFVEMGHGPAICLCHGFPESWLSWRYQIPALADAGFRVIALEMKGYGESTAPPEIEEYSQEQICKDLTVFLEKLGIPQAVFIGHDWGGAVVWNMALFYPERVRAVASLNTPYRPADPTEDIVEKMKSFPMFDYQFYFQEPGVAEAELEKDIGRTLKALIRSIRPEDRLRSVPGIRGVQERGGLLVGFPEDIPESLILHGAVLQYYIERFQRSGFRGPLNWYWNMRPNWQWALSAKDRKILMPALMVTAGKDVVLFPSMSKGMEEWIPQLRRGHLEACGHWTQMERPAALNKILVEWLEGLPPDGAMLRVSRL from the exons ATGGCGCGGCGGTTTGCGTTGTTCGATTTAGGCGGAGTGCTCTTCGAGCCCGGCCTGCAGCACTTTCTGGGCTCCTGCGAGCGGAGATACGCCTTGCCCAG GAATTTCTTGCGGGATGTCCTGTTTGCAGGTGGTTCTGACAGCCCCCACAACAAGGTGATGCGGGGGCAGATCACCCTGTCCCAG CTCGTCTCAGAGGTGGATGAGGGTTGCAGGCAGCAGGCCTCCACTGCAGGCATCACGTTACCAACCAGCTTTTCCATCGCCCATGTGTTTGAGGACATAGCAGCCAAGAGCACCCTCAatgccccactgctgcaggctgccagaaCGCTCCGGAGGAATG GGTTTAAGACCTGTGTCTTCACCAACAACTGGGTGGATGACAGTGCGGGGCGGCTCTTCACCTCCTCTCTGCTGAATGTGCTGCAGCGGCACTTCGACCTGGTCATTGAATCATGCCGTGTGGGGCTGCACAAGCCAGATCCCCGCATCTACACCTAcaccctggagctgctgcaggcacagccacaGGAG GTGATCTTTCTGGATGACATTGGGGAGAACTTGAAGCCAGCCCGAGAGATGGGAATGGCCACCATACTCGTCAGGGACACCGACACcgtcctgaaggagctgcaggagctgtcaGGCGTGCAG CTTCTCCAGCAAGAAGAACCATTGCCGACTGCCTGTGATCCAGCCACCATGAGCCATGGATATGTGTCCATCCGG CCCGGTGTGCAGCTGCACTTCGTGGAGATGGGGCATGGCCCTGCTATCTGCCTGTGCCACGGCTTCCCCGAGTCCTGGCTCTCCTGGCGCTACCAG ATTCCTGCCCTGGCTGATGCTGGCTTCCGTGTCATTGCTTTGGAGATGAAGGGCTACGGCGAGTCCACAGCACCGCCAG AGATAGAAGAGTATTCCCAAGAGCAGATCTGTAAG GACCTTACCGTTTTCCTGGAAAAACTG GGCATCCCACAAGCCGTGTTCATCGGTCACGACTGGGGTGGTGCAGTGGTCTGGAACATGGCCCTCTTCTACCCCGAGAGAGTGAG GGCCGTGGCCTCACTGAACACCCCATACCGACCAGCAGACCCCACAGAGGACATCGTggagaagatgaaaagcttCCCTATGTTTGATTACCAGTTCTACTTCCAGGAGCCG GGCGTCGCAGAGGCTGAGCTGGAGAAAGACATCGGCCGTACCCTGAAAGCCCTTATCCGTTCCATCCGCCCAGAG GACCGCCTGCGCTCGGTACCTGGCATACGTGGTGTCCAGGAGCGAG gGGGGCTGCTGGTCGGCTTCCCAGAGGACATTCCTGAGAGCCTCAtcctgcatggtgctgtgctgcagtactACATCGAGCGCTTCCAGAGGTCTGGCTTCAG GGGTCCACTGAATTGGTACTGGAACATGAGACCCAACTGGCAGTGGGCACTCTCAGCCAAGGACAGGAAG ATCCTCATGCCAGCACTGATGGTGACAGCGGGGAAGGATGTGGTGTTGTTCCCCAGCATGAGCAAGGGCATGGAGGAGTGG ATCCCACAGCTGCGCCGGGGGCACCTGGAGGCGTGTGGCCATTGGACACAGATGGAGAG GCCTGCGGCCCTGAACAAAATCCTGGTGGAGTGGTTGGAGGGCCTCCCTCCAGATGGAGCCATGCTGAGGGTATCTCGGCTGtga